Proteins from one Bacteroides zhangwenhongii genomic window:
- a CDS encoding TetR/AcrR family transcriptional regulator, with amino-acid sequence MAEHGKDASQRAELRERILVTATEAFASKGIKSITMDDIAAALGISKRTLYEVFSDKESLLKECILKVQSDREAYLQEVYEQSHNVLEVILAVFQKSIEVFHQTNKRFFEDIKKYPKVYSLMRDRQDSDSEKTMSFFKAGVEQGIFRSDVNFGIVNMLVKEQFDVLLNTDICNEYPFIEVYESIMFTYIRGISTEKGAKVLEDFIQEYRKNRIGTPRE; translated from the coding sequence ATGGCAGAGCATGGAAAAGACGCTTCCCAACGGGCAGAGCTAAGAGAACGGATTTTGGTGACGGCAACAGAAGCTTTCGCTTCAAAAGGTATCAAGAGTATAACAATGGACGACATTGCAGCGGCATTGGGTATCTCCAAGCGTACTCTTTATGAAGTCTTTTCGGACAAAGAATCGCTGCTGAAGGAATGTATATTGAAGGTACAGTCCGATAGGGAGGCTTATTTGCAGGAAGTATATGAACAGTCTCACAATGTACTGGAAGTGATATTGGCAGTATTTCAGAAGAGCATTGAAGTGTTCCATCAGACGAACAAGCGTTTTTTTGAAGACATCAAGAAATATCCGAAAGTATACAGTTTAATGAGAGACCGTCAGGACAGCGACTCGGAGAAAACGATGTCCTTCTTTAAGGCGGGTGTGGAACAAGGAATTTTTCGTTCGGACGTAAACTTTGGCATTGTCAATATGTTGGTGAAAGAGCAGTTTGATGTACTTTTGAATACGGATATCTGCAATGAATATCCTTTTATAGAAGTGTATGAGTCCATCATGTTCACCTATATTCGTGGCATTTCCACAGAGAAAGGAGCGAAGGTTCTGGAAGACTTTATACAAGAATATCGTAAAAATCGTATTGGAACACCGAGAGAGTAA
- a CDS encoding TolC family protein: protein MNKIKELTGKKILLAVAVLCTFGFAKAQNTQGAKEILTLTLDKALEIALDENPTMKVAAEEIALKKVASKEAWQNLLPEASISGSVDHTIKAAEMKLNDMSFKMGQDGTNTANAGLNINLPLFVPGVYRAMSMTKTDIELAVEKSRASKLDLVNQVSKAYYQLMLAQDSYEVLQGSYKLAEDNYNVVNAKYQQGTVSEYDKISAEVQMRSIKPNLISAANAVTLAKLQLKVLMGITADVEIKINDNLTNYETSMFAEQLKEEDVNLDNNTTMKQLDLNMKLLEKNVKSLKTNFIPTLSMSFSYKYQSLYNPNINFFDYSWSNSSNLMFNISIPLYKASNFTKVKSARIQMRQLDWNRIDTERKLNMQIVSCRNNMSASTEQVVSNKENVMQAKKAVVIAEKRYDVGKGTVLELNSSQVSLTQAQLTYNQSIYDYLVAKADLDQVLGKE from the coding sequence ATGAACAAAATTAAAGAATTGACAGGAAAGAAGATTCTTCTGGCAGTTGCGGTACTCTGCACGTTCGGCTTTGCAAAGGCGCAGAATACCCAAGGGGCAAAGGAGATACTGACCTTAACTTTAGACAAAGCCCTCGAAATTGCATTGGATGAAAATCCCACAATGAAAGTGGCTGCAGAAGAGATCGCTTTAAAGAAAGTAGCCAGCAAGGAAGCTTGGCAAAATCTGTTGCCGGAAGCCAGCATATCCGGGTCGGTGGACCATACCATTAAAGCGGCTGAGATGAAATTGAATGATATGTCCTTCAAGATGGGGCAAGACGGAACCAATACCGCCAATGCCGGATTGAACATAAACCTGCCTTTATTTGTGCCGGGAGTTTATCGCGCCATGTCGATGACAAAGACGGATATTGAACTTGCGGTAGAGAAATCCCGCGCTTCCAAACTGGATCTGGTGAATCAGGTGAGCAAGGCTTATTATCAGTTGATGCTTGCGCAGGACAGTTACGAGGTACTTCAAGGAAGCTATAAACTGGCGGAAGATAACTACAATGTTGTCAATGCCAAATATCAGCAGGGGACAGTGAGCGAATACGATAAGATTAGTGCGGAAGTGCAGATGCGGAGTATCAAGCCCAACTTGATATCGGCGGCCAACGCAGTGACTTTGGCTAAATTGCAGCTCAAAGTTTTGATGGGTATCACTGCCGATGTAGAGATTAAGATTAATGACAATCTGACTAACTATGAGACCTCCATGTTTGCCGAACAGCTGAAAGAAGAGGATGTGAATTTGGACAACAATACCACGATGAAGCAGTTGGACTTGAACATGAAGTTATTGGAGAAGAATGTTAAGTCATTGAAAACGAACTTTATACCGACCCTTTCAATGAGCTTCTCCTACAAATATCAATCTTTGTACAATCCGAACATCAACTTCTTTGATTACAGTTGGAGTAACAGTTCCAACCTGATGTTTAACATCAGCATACCTCTGTATAAGGCAAGCAACTTTACAAAAGTAAAATCCGCCCGTATACAAATGCGTCAGCTCGATTGGAACCGCATCGATACGGAGAGAAAGTTGAATATGCAGATTGTCAGTTGCCGTAACAATATGAGTGCGAGCACAGAGCAAGTGGTCAGCAATAAGGAAAATGTGATGCAGGCTAAGAAAGCGGTAGTGATTGCCGAGAAACGTTATGACGTAGGTAAAGGTACGGTGCTCGAACTGAACAGCTCTCAAGTATCATTGACGCAGGCACAACTCACCTACAATCAATCAATATACGATTACCTGGTTGCTAAGGCAGATCTCGATCAGGTGTTGGGAAAAGAATAA
- a CDS encoding efflux RND transporter periplasmic adaptor subunit produces the protein MKKGIQLVALLLAAFMGSCTGGKDKAAVAAQADEKPIVKLADVKARPVDQIQDYTATVEAEVKNNIAPSSPVRIDQIFVEVGDRVSKGQKLVQMDAANLKQTKLQLDNQEIEFKRIDELYKVGGASKSEWDASKMQLDVKKTAYKNLLENTALLSPINGVVTARNYDNGDMYSGGNPVLVVEQITPVKLLINVSETYFTKVKKGAPVDVKLDVYGDEVFTGNISLIYPTIDAATRTFQVEIKLDNRDQRVRPGMFARATLNFGTADNVVVPDLAIVKQAGSGDRYVFVYKDGKVSYNKVELGRRMGTEYELKSGVPDNSQVVVAGQSRLVNGMEVAVEK, from the coding sequence ATGAAAAAAGGTATCCAATTAGTAGCCTTGCTGTTAGCAGCGTTCATGGGCTCGTGTACAGGTGGAAAAGACAAAGCAGCTGTGGCAGCACAAGCGGACGAGAAACCCATTGTGAAACTGGCAGATGTAAAAGCCCGTCCCGTAGATCAGATACAGGATTACACGGCAACGGTAGAAGCGGAAGTGAAAAACAATATAGCCCCTTCCTCTCCCGTGCGTATCGACCAGATCTTTGTAGAAGTGGGCGACCGTGTATCCAAAGGCCAGAAATTAGTGCAGATGGATGCGGCTAATCTGAAACAAACCAAGTTGCAACTGGATAATCAGGAAATCGAATTTAAGCGTATCGACGAACTTTATAAAGTGGGTGGCGCTTCCAAATCGGAATGGGATGCTTCGAAGATGCAGCTCGACGTGAAAAAGACGGCTTATAAGAATCTGTTGGAGAATACCGCTTTGCTAAGCCCCATCAATGGCGTGGTTACTGCACGCAACTATGATAACGGCGATATGTATAGTGGTGGAAACCCGGTATTGGTTGTAGAGCAGATCACTCCGGTGAAACTTCTTATCAATGTTTCCGAAACCTACTTTACCAAAGTGAAGAAAGGCGCGCCCGTAGATGTGAAGCTGGATGTATACGGCGACGAAGTATTCACCGGAAATATCAGTCTGATTTACCCTACGATAGACGCTGCTACCCGCACGTTCCAGGTAGAAATCAAGCTGGATAATAGAGACCAGCGTGTGCGTCCGGGAATGTTTGCCCGTGCTACATTAAACTTCGGCACAGCGGACAACGTGGTTGTTCCCGATCTGGCCATTGTTAAGCAGGCAGGTTCCGGCGACCGTTATGTCTTTGTATATAAAGATGGTAAAGTATCTTATAATAAGGTAGAGTTAGGTCGGCGTATGGGTACGGAATACGAGTTGAAATCCGGTGTGCCCGATAATTCTCAAGTTGTAGTTGCCGGTCAGTCGCGTTTGGTGAATGGCATGGAAGTGGCAGTTGAGAAATAA
- a CDS encoding efflux RND transporter permease subunit, translated as MSLYEGAVKKPIMTSLCFLAVVIFGLFSLSKLPIDLYPDIDTNTIMVMTAYPGASASDIENNVTRPLENTLNAVSNLKHITSRSSENMSLITLEFEFGNDIDVLTNDVRDKLDMVSSQLPDDVENPIIFKFSTDMIPIVLLSVQANESQSALYKILDDRVVNPLARIPGVGTVSISGAPQREIQVYCDPNKLEAYNLTIESISSIIGAENKNIPGGNFDIGSETYALRVEGEFDDSRQLADVVVGTHNGANVFLRDVARIVDTVEERAQETYNNGVQGAMIVVQKQSGANSVEISKKVAEALPRLQKNLPSDVKIGVIVDTSDNILNTIDSLTETVVYALLFVVIVVFLFLGRWRATLIICITIPLSLIASFIYLAISGNTINIISLSSLSIAIGMVVDDAIVVLENVTTHIERGSDPKQAAVHGTNEVAISVIASTLTMIAVFFPLTMVSGMSGVLFKQLGWMMCAIMFISTVAALSLTPMLCSQLLRLQKKPSKLFKLFFTPIEKALDGLDTWYGKMLNWAVRHRPIVITGCIAFFVVSLLCAKGIGTEFFPAQDNARIAVQLELPIGTRKEIAQELSQKLTNQWLTKYKDIMKVCNYTVGQADSDNTWASMQDNGSHIISFNISLVDPGDRDITLEAVCDEMREDLKAYPEFSKAQVILGGSNTGMSAQASADFEVYGYDMALTDSVSARLKRELLKVPGVTEVNISRSDYQPEYQVDFDREKLAMHGLNLSTAGNYLRNRINGAVASKYREDGDEYDIKVRYAPEYRTSLESLENILIYNAQGQSVRVKDVGKVVERFAPPTIERKDRERIVTVSAVISGAPLGNVVAAGNEIIDKMDIPGEVTIQVAGSFEDQQDSFRDLGTLGILIVILVFIVMAAQFESLTYPFIIMFSLPFAFSGVLMALFFTGSTLSVMSLLGGIMLIGIVVKNGIVLIDYITLCRERGLAVVNSVVTSGKSRLRPVLMTTATTVLGMIPMAIGGGQGSEMWSPMAIAVIGGLTISTVLTLILIPTLYCVFAGTGIKNQRRKLRRQRELDTYFQEHKNDIIKK; from the coding sequence ATGAGTTTATACGAAGGTGCGGTTAAGAAACCGATTATGACCTCCCTCTGCTTTTTGGCAGTGGTGATTTTTGGTCTTTTCTCTTTGTCCAAATTGCCTATCGACTTGTATCCGGATATTGATACAAATACGATCATGGTGATGACCGCTTATCCCGGTGCAAGTGCTTCGGATATAGAAAACAACGTTACTCGTCCGCTTGAGAATACCTTGAATGCGGTGAGCAACCTGAAACATATCACCTCCCGTTCTTCCGAAAATATGTCATTGATTACGCTGGAGTTCGAGTTCGGTAACGATATTGACGTTCTGACCAATGATGTGCGTGATAAGCTCGACATGGTAAGCTCGCAGCTTCCCGACGATGTCGAGAATCCGATCATCTTCAAGTTCAGTACGGATATGATTCCTATCGTGCTGCTTTCCGTACAGGCCAATGAGAGCCAGTCGGCGCTTTACAAAATATTGGACGACCGTGTAGTTAACCCCTTGGCACGTATTCCGGGAGTCGGAACCGTGTCCATCAGTGGTGCTCCGCAGCGTGAGATTCAGGTATATTGCGACCCTAACAAGTTGGAAGCATACAACCTGACCATCGAATCCATCAGCTCCATTATCGGAGCGGAGAACAAGAACATTCCCGGCGGTAACTTCGATATCGGTAGTGAAACCTACGCGTTGCGGGTGGAAGGAGAGTTCGATGATTCCCGGCAGTTGGCGGATGTCGTAGTAGGTACTCACAATGGAGCGAACGTCTTCTTGCGTGATGTGGCCCGGATAGTCGATACCGTAGAAGAACGCGCGCAGGAAACCTATAATAACGGTGTGCAAGGCGCCATGATTGTTGTTCAGAAACAATCCGGAGCCAATTCGGTAGAAATCTCCAAGAAAGTGGCCGAAGCGCTGCCGAGACTTCAGAAGAACCTGCCGAGCGATGTAAAGATCGGTGTCATTGTCGATACCTCCGACAACATCCTGAATACAATCGACAGTTTGACCGAAACCGTTGTCTACGCCTTGCTGTTCGTTGTCATCGTTGTGTTCCTCTTCTTGGGACGCTGGCGTGCGACGTTGATTATCTGTATCACCATTCCGCTTTCTTTGATAGCCTCGTTCATTTACCTGGCGATTAGCGGAAACACGATCAATATTATCTCGCTTTCGTCACTTTCCATCGCTATCGGTATGGTGGTGGACGATGCGATTGTGGTACTTGAGAATGTGACAACCCATATCGAGCGTGGTTCCGACCCCAAACAAGCTGCCGTGCATGGAACCAATGAGGTGGCGATTTCCGTAATTGCCTCTACCTTGACCATGATTGCCGTGTTCTTCCCGTTGACTATGGTGAGCGGTATGTCCGGTGTACTTTTCAAACAGCTCGGTTGGATGATGTGTGCCATCATGTTTATCTCTACGGTTGCTGCTTTGTCATTGACCCCCATGCTCTGTTCCCAGTTGCTTCGTTTGCAGAAAAAGCCGTCAAAGCTGTTCAAGCTCTTCTTCACCCCGATTGAAAAAGCGTTGGACGGACTCGACACTTGGTATGGCAAGATGTTGAATTGGGCGGTTCGCCATCGTCCGATAGTCATTACGGGGTGTATCGCTTTCTTCGTTGTCAGCTTGCTGTGTGCAAAGGGGATTGGTACGGAGTTCTTCCCGGCACAAGATAATGCCCGTATCGCCGTACAGTTGGAATTGCCTATCGGAACACGAAAAGAGATCGCTCAGGAGCTTTCGCAGAAACTGACCAATCAATGGCTGACGAAGTATAAAGACATTATGAAAGTCTGCAACTATACCGTAGGGCAGGCCGATTCGGACAACACATGGGCTTCTATGCAGGACAACGGTTCGCATATCATCTCATTCAATATCAGTCTGGTAGATCCGGGTGATCGTGATATCACATTGGAAGCTGTCTGCGACGAGATGCGTGAAGACTTGAAAGCCTATCCGGAATTCAGCAAAGCGCAAGTTATACTCGGAGGTAGCAATACGGGTATGTCTGCTCAGGCCAGTGCCGATTTTGAGGTGTACGGATACGATATGGCTTTGACTGACAGCGTGTCAGCCCGTCTGAAACGTGAACTGTTGAAAGTGCCAGGAGTGACTGAGGTGAACATCAGCCGTAGCGATTATCAGCCGGAATATCAGGTGGACTTCGACCGTGAGAAACTGGCAATGCACGGACTGAACCTTTCGACAGCCGGTAACTATCTGCGTAACCGGATCAATGGTGCGGTTGCTTCGAAATATCGTGAAGACGGAGACGAGTATGACATTAAAGTGCGTTATGCGCCGGAATACCGTACAAGTCTGGAAAGTCTGGAGAACATCCTTATTTATAATGCGCAAGGACAATCTGTCCGTGTGAAAGATGTCGGAAAGGTAGTCGAGCGCTTTGCACCTCCTACTATCGAACGTAAAGACCGTGAACGTATCGTGACCGTTTCTGCTGTAATCTCCGGTGCGCCGTTGGGCAACGTAGTGGCTGCCGGTAACGAGATCATCGACAAGATGGACATACCGGGAGAAGTGACTATTCAGGTTGCCGGTTCGTTCGAAGACCAGCAGGATTCGTTCCGCGATTTGGGAACGCTTGGTATTCTGATAGTCATTCTTGTATTTATCGTGATGGCGGCGCAGTTCGAGTCGCTCACCTATCCGTTCATAATCATGTTCTCTCTGCCGTTTGCGTTTAGCGGTGTCTTGATGGCACTCTTCTTTACGGGCAGTACGTTGAGCGTCATGAGCCTGTTGGGAGGTATCATGCTGATTGGTATTGTGGTGAAGAACGGTATTGTGCTCATCGACTACATCACCCTTTGTCGGGAACGCGGGCTGGCAGTTGTAAATTCTGTGGTAACTTCCGGTAAGAGCCGTCTTCGTCCGGTATTGATGACCACAGCCACAACCGTTCTCGGTATGATTCCGATGGCTATCGGTGGTGGTCAGGGTTCTGAGATGTGGAGTCCGATGGCAATTGCCGTAATCGGTGGTTTGACAATATCGACCGTGTTGACATTGATTCTGATTCCTACTTTGTATTGTGTCTTTGCAGGAACCGGCATCAAGAACCAGCGTCGTAAGCTTCGTCGCCAACGCGAATTGGACACTTACTTCCAGGAGCATAAAAATGATATTATTAAGAAATAA
- a CDS encoding PG0541 family transporter-associated protein has protein sequence MKSVLITFDQAYYERIMSLLDRLGCRGFTYLEKVQGRGSKTGDPHFGSHAWPSMCSAIITVVEDHKVDPLLDTLHKMDLETEQLGLRAFVWNIERTI, from the coding sequence ATGAAATCAGTACTGATAACATTCGACCAGGCCTATTACGAACGAATCATGTCATTGCTCGACCGTTTGGGATGTCGTGGCTTCACCTACCTTGAGAAGGTGCAGGGACGTGGTTCGAAGACGGGCGACCCGCATTTCGGAAGTCACGCCTGGCCAAGTATGTGCTCGGCCATCATCACGGTAGTCGAAGATCACAAAGTAGATCCATTGCTGGATACGCTGCATAAGATGGACCTGGAAACGGAGCAATTGGGTTTGCGCGCGTTTGTATGGAACATTGAGCGGACTATTTGA